A genomic region of Trichothermofontia sichuanensis B231 contains the following coding sequences:
- the leuC gene encoding 3-isopropylmalate dehydratase large subunit: MSKGTLFDKVWELHTVGILPSGQTQLFIGLHLIHEVTSPQAFAMLRDRGLKVLFPQRTLATVDHIVPTDNQARPFADDLAEEMMQALEQNCQAHGITFYNIGSGNQGIVHVIAPELGLTQPGMTIACGDSHTSTHGAFGAIAFGIGTSQVRDVLASQTLALSKLKVRRIEVNGTLKPGVYAKDVILHIIRKLGVKGGVGYAYEFAGITFEQMSMEERMTVCNMAIEGGARCGYVNPDQVTFEYLKDRDFAPKGADWDKAVAWWQQIASDVDAEYDDIVVIDAAAIPPTVTWGITPGQGIGVDECVPTPAELPESERAIAEEAYQYMDLTPGKPIQGTPVDVCFIGSCTNGRLSDLREAARFAKGRQVAPGVKAFVVPGSERVKREAEAEGLDQIFQAAGFEWREPGCSMCLAMNPDKLQGRQLSASSSNRNFKGRQGSAAGRTLLMSPAMVVAAAVTGKVTDVRTLL, translated from the coding sequence ATGAGCAAAGGCACTCTCTTCGACAAAGTTTGGGAACTCCATACTGTGGGTATCCTGCCCTCCGGCCAAACCCAATTGTTTATTGGGCTACACCTGATCCACGAGGTCACCAGCCCCCAAGCCTTTGCCATGCTGCGCGATCGCGGCCTGAAAGTGCTCTTTCCCCAACGCACGCTCGCCACGGTCGATCACATCGTCCCTACCGACAACCAGGCCCGTCCCTTCGCCGACGACTTGGCCGAAGAAATGATGCAGGCCCTGGAACAGAACTGCCAGGCGCATGGGATTACGTTTTATAACATCGGTTCTGGCAACCAGGGGATTGTCCATGTGATTGCACCTGAATTAGGCTTGACCCAACCGGGGATGACGATCGCCTGCGGGGATAGTCACACCTCCACCCACGGGGCCTTTGGCGCGATCGCCTTTGGCATTGGCACCAGCCAAGTTCGAGATGTCCTGGCTTCCCAAACCCTGGCCCTAAGTAAACTCAAGGTACGGCGCATCGAAGTTAACGGCACCCTGAAACCAGGGGTCTACGCTAAAGATGTGATTTTGCACATCATCCGCAAGTTGGGGGTCAAGGGTGGCGTGGGCTACGCCTATGAGTTTGCCGGGATCACGTTTGAGCAGATGAGCATGGAAGAACGCATGACCGTCTGCAACATGGCGATCGAAGGCGGTGCCCGCTGCGGCTACGTGAACCCCGATCAGGTGACTTTTGAGTATCTCAAGGATCGAGATTTTGCCCCCAAAGGAGCCGACTGGGACAAGGCCGTCGCCTGGTGGCAACAGATTGCCAGTGATGTGGATGCCGAATACGATGATATTGTCGTCATCGACGCTGCCGCGATTCCTCCCACCGTCACCTGGGGCATTACCCCCGGCCAGGGGATTGGCGTGGATGAGTGTGTCCCTACCCCCGCAGAGTTGCCAGAATCCGAACGGGCGATCGCCGAAGAAGCCTATCAATACATGGACTTGACCCCTGGCAAGCCCATCCAGGGTACCCCCGTCGATGTTTGTTTTATCGGCAGTTGCACCAACGGTCGCCTCAGTGATCTGCGGGAAGCTGCCCGATTCGCCAAAGGCCGCCAAGTGGCTCCAGGGGTGAAGGCATTCGTTGTCCCGGGGTCCGAGCGAGTCAAGCGGGAAGCCGAGGCCGAAGGCTTAGACCAAATTTTTCAGGCAGCAGGCTTTGAGTGGCGGGAACCGGGCTGCTCCATGTGCCTCGCCATGAACCCCGATAAACTCCAGGGACGGCAACTGAGTGCCTCCTCCTCCAACCGCAACTTTAAGGGCCGCCAGGGATCAGCCGCTGGTCGCACTTTGCTCATGAGTCCAGCCATGGTGGTGGCTGCTGCGGTAACGGGTAAGGTAACGGATGTACGCACACTCCTTTAA
- a CDS encoding IS1 family transposase (programmed frameshift) has product MAECCVKCGHPHVVKNGFVAGRQRFKCKSCHYQFTTEKLERGKPLWMKLEAVLLYISGLSLNAIAENLDVSAQAVLNWVRDFARANIEKPEPGKVVVVELDEFWHFVEFKKNRIWIWKAYDRDHGQLIDWELGNRDCETVERLLERLAQWQVTVYCTDGWQGFESLLDEHPDAYHVATKTETKAIERNNSDHRHWFARFKRKSKVVSKSLEMVDLTMALFAKFRVNGNIELLRNWKLSLLA; this is encoded by the exons ATGGCAGAGTGTTGCGTCAAGTGTGGTCACCCGCATGTGGTCAAGAATGGCTTCGTAGCTGGACGCCAACGCTTCAAGTGTAAGTCCTGTCACTACCAGTTCACAACTGAGAAGCTAGAGCGAGGTAAACCCCTATGGATGAAGTTAGAAGCGGTTCTACTCTATATTAGTGGTCTGTCCCTGAATGCCATTGCTGAGAACTTGGATGTATCGGCTCAGGCGGTGTTGAACTGGGTTCGCGACTTTGCTAGGGCCAATATTGAGAAGCCGGAACCGGGCAAAGTGGTTGTCGTGGAGTTAGATGAGTTCTGGCATTTCGTCGAGT TCAAAAAAAACCGAATATGGATCTGGAAAGCGTATGACCGTGATCATGGGCAACTTATTGACTGGGAATTGGGAAATCGTGATTGTGAGACTGTAGAGAGACTGCTGGAACGCTTAGCACAGTGGCAAGTTACGGTTTACTGCACCGATGGTTGGCAGGGCTTTGAATCCCTGCTGGACGAGCATCCGGATGCTTATCATGTCGCAACTAAGACTGAAACGAAGGCGATCGAACGGAACAACTCAGATCACCGTCATTGGTTTGCTCGCTTTAAGCGGAAAAGCAAGGTTGTCTCCAAAAGTCTGGAAATGGTCGATCTGACAATGGCACTATTTGCAAAGTTTCGCGTCAATGGCAATATTGAGTTACTGCGAAATTGGAAGCTATCATTACTTGCTTGA
- a CDS encoding GGDEF domain-containing protein, with the protein MESDFPSLPFDRSSRLEDLTLYDAIASPTDPGLYIMRRFKKEEKLPGVLLIYKRQLVGLISRIRFMEKMSRPYSLELFLNRPIHCLYEYIKIDLLIFPSKTLITDAAETAIHRSLSGLYDPIIAEIEPNEYRIIDFHDLLLAQLAVSNFTANLLTELYQQLEKNTRELEKLACLDGLTQIANRRHFDDILEREWHRAIREQQWLSLLLCDVDYFKLYNDHYGHLAGDECLKTIAHTLQTCVQRSSDLVARYGGEEFAIILPNTPYAGVQTVAQRIHQQVQALGLAHAASLVSPLVTISVGGACWIPTSTTPPTVLIEAADQSLYQAKQQGRNRTILHCHDGNYELAVSIERSTEGRPVPELSPDAK; encoded by the coding sequence ATGGAATCGGATTTCCCATCGCTACCCTTTGACCGTTCTTCTCGATTAGAAGATCTAACGCTATACGATGCAATTGCTAGCCCCACAGATCCTGGTTTGTATATCATGAGACGTTTTAAAAAAGAAGAAAAATTACCTGGCGTCCTTTTGATATACAAAAGACAATTAGTCGGTCTCATTTCTCGCATTCGTTTCATGGAGAAGATGAGCCGTCCTTACAGTTTGGAGTTATTCTTAAATCGACCGATCCATTGTCTTTATGAATATATCAAAATAGATCTTTTGATTTTTCCTAGTAAAACCTTAATTACGGATGCTGCAGAAACTGCCATTCACCGCTCTCTATCTGGTTTATATGACCCTATTATTGCTGAAATTGAGCCTAATGAATATCGTATTATTGATTTCCACGATCTGTTATTAGCGCAACTGGCTGTGAGTAATTTTACGGCCAACTTGTTAACAGAACTTTATCAACAACTTGAAAAAAATACTAGAGAGTTAGAAAAACTGGCTTGTCTAGATGGACTTACGCAGATCGCTAACCGCAGGCACTTTGACGACATTCTAGAGAGAGAGTGGCATCGCGCTATTCGTGAGCAACAATGGCTATCTTTACTCCTATGCGATGTGGATTACTTTAAGCTCTATAATGATCATTATGGTCATCTAGCCGGTGATGAGTGTCTGAAAACGATTGCGCACACCTTACAAACCTGTGTACAACGCTCAAGCGACTTAGTGGCCCGCTATGGCGGGGAAGAATTTGCCATTATTTTACCGAATACCCCTTATGCCGGTGTACAGACTGTCGCCCAACGTATCCATCAGCAGGTGCAGGCCTTAGGTCTAGCCCATGCGGCCTCCCTCGTCAGTCCCCTCGTCACGATTAGTGTGGGAGGAGCCTGTTGGATACCCACCTCTACGACGCCACCCACAGTCTTGATCGAGGCAGCGGATCAGTCACTCTATCAAGCTAAGCAACAGGGTCGGAATCGCACGATACTTCACTGCCACGATGGGAACTATGAACTTGCCGTTTCCATAGAACGTTCTACAGAAGGAAGACCGGTTCCTGAGCTAAGTCCTGACGCCAAGTAG
- a CDS encoding J domain-containing protein has protein sequence MTQPQAGPRAFSSHRPVLLRGSYYDRLGLHPSASVQQIRNAYRRLSRQYHPDTTELPAAIATEKFKELNEAYATLSQPERRYQYDLKIGYARLAIVRPSSHREFHRPPHSPPPVPSSAYLDPSDRPLSPGEVFVLFILLLTFGGCIALAIVIALTRETTLAALMMPIMRG, from the coding sequence GTGACCCAACCACAAGCAGGCCCGCGTGCCTTCTCATCCCATCGCCCCGTCCTGCTGCGGGGGAGTTATTACGATCGCCTGGGCCTTCATCCATCGGCATCGGTCCAACAAATCCGCAATGCCTACCGACGGCTGAGTCGCCAGTACCATCCCGATACAACTGAATTGCCCGCCGCGATCGCCACCGAGAAGTTTAAAGAACTCAATGAAGCCTACGCTACCCTAAGCCAACCGGAACGTCGCTACCAGTATGACCTGAAAATTGGGTATGCACGGCTAGCAATCGTGCGTCCCTCCTCCCACCGCGAGTTCCACCGTCCCCCCCATTCCCCACCCCCCGTTCCCTCCTCAGCCTATCTTGATCCGAGCGATCGTCCCCTATCCCCTGGCGAAGTCTTTGTCTTGTTTATCTTGCTGCTCACCTTTGGGGGCTGTATAGCTCTAGCGATCGTGATTGCCCTAACCCGCGAAACGACCCTCGCTGCCCTGATGATGCCCATAATGCGAGGATGA
- a CDS encoding photosystem II high light acclimation radical SAM protein: MHDRILYVRLPCNPIFPIGVVYLADHIHKQFPAVSQRIFDLGAVPPLDYGPALDRCIDAFQPSLLVFSWRDIQIYAPVGGRGGNPLQYAFEFYYARHPLVRLRGALGGLRLAASYYTELWRNLGLIRRGLARSRRYCPTARVVVGGGAVSVFYEQLGRGLPQGTIVSVGEGEILLEKVLRQESLAQERCYIVGETRPRDRLIHEAPAPVEKAACDYDYIETIWPEFEYYLQTQDFYIGVQTKRGCPHNCCYCVYTVIEGKQVRINPADEVVAEMRQLYDRGVRNFWFTDAQFIPARKYIDDAVELLQKILASGMTDIHWAAYIRADNLTPALCDLMVKTGMNYFEIGITSGSQELVRKMRMGYNLRTVLENCRDLKAAGFNDLVSVNYSFNVIDERPETIRQTIAYHRELERIFGADKVEPAIFFIGLQPHTHLEDYAFEQGILKRGYDPMSLMPWTAKKLLWNPEPLGSFFGEVCLQAWERNPHDFGREVMAILEERLGCADLEEALRAPIAPLTTAPTPPLAPMPSLSNT, encoded by the coding sequence ATGCACGATCGTATTCTTTATGTCCGGCTTCCCTGTAACCCGATTTTCCCAATCGGGGTTGTTTATCTGGCCGACCATATCCACAAACAATTCCCGGCAGTGAGCCAACGTATTTTTGATTTGGGAGCCGTGCCGCCCTTAGATTACGGCCCTGCCCTTGATCGCTGCATTGATGCATTCCAACCCTCGCTGCTGGTGTTTTCTTGGCGTGATATCCAGATCTATGCGCCTGTGGGCGGGCGGGGCGGCAATCCGCTGCAATATGCCTTTGAGTTTTACTATGCCCGCCATCCTCTGGTAAGGCTACGGGGTGCCCTGGGTGGGTTGCGTTTAGCAGCATCCTACTACACGGAACTCTGGCGGAATCTGGGGTTAATCCGGCGGGGACTGGCGCGATCGCGGCGGTATTGCCCCACTGCACGGGTGGTGGTGGGCGGCGGCGCCGTTAGTGTGTTCTATGAGCAGTTAGGGCGGGGTCTGCCCCAGGGGACGATCGTCTCGGTGGGGGAGGGTGAGATCTTGTTGGAGAAGGTGTTACGGCAAGAATCCCTGGCCCAGGAGCGGTGTTACATCGTGGGCGAAACTCGCCCCCGCGATCGCCTCATCCACGAAGCTCCGGCCCCCGTTGAAAAGGCTGCGTGCGACTACGACTATATTGAGACGATCTGGCCAGAGTTTGAATACTATCTCCAGACCCAGGACTTTTATATTGGCGTGCAGACGAAGCGCGGTTGCCCCCACAACTGTTGCTATTGCGTCTACACGGTCATTGAGGGTAAGCAGGTGCGGATTAACCCGGCAGATGAGGTGGTGGCGGAAATGCGCCAACTCTACGATCGCGGGGTCCGCAACTTCTGGTTCACCGATGCCCAGTTTATCCCCGCCCGCAAATATATCGACGATGCCGTGGAACTCCTGCAAAAGATTCTGGCATCGGGCATGACCGATATCCATTGGGCTGCCTATATTCGGGCCGACAATCTCACGCCGGCCTTGTGTGACCTGATGGTGAAAACCGGCATGAACTATTTTGAGATCGGTATCACCAGTGGGTCCCAAGAATTAGTCCGGAAGATGCGTATGGGCTACAACCTGCGCACTGTTTTGGAAAACTGCCGTGACCTCAAAGCCGCTGGATTTAACGATCTGGTATCCGTGAACTATTCCTTTAACGTCATCGACGAGCGTCCGGAAACCATTCGCCAGACGATCGCCTATCACCGGGAACTTGAACGGATCTTTGGGGCTGATAAGGTCGAACCAGCGATCTTCTTCATTGGCCTGCAACCCCACACCCATCTGGAGGACTACGCCTTCGAGCAGGGCATTCTCAAGCGGGGCTATGATCCCATGAGCCTGATGCCCTGGACGGCCAAAAAACTGCTTTGGAATCCGGAACCGTTAGGGTCCTTCTTTGGCGAAGTGTGCCTACAGGCTTGGGAACGCAATCCCCATGACTTTGGCCGTGAAGTGATGGCGATTCTAGAGGAACGCCTCGGTTGCGCCGACCTAGAGGAAGCCCTACGGGCACCGATCGCACCTTTAACCACCGCTCCCACCCCACCTCTGGCTCCAATGCCTTCCCTATCCAATACTTGA
- a CDS encoding DUF1830 domain-containing protein encodes MAQILDPLPPDSTNPVVCCYVNATSKIQVARITNIPNWYFERVVFPGQRLIFEALPTALLEIHTGMMASAILSDTIACSSLAIQDEAEAEVDADIAASRDRDSQELVAELTTVMKQSEQLSLAC; translated from the coding sequence ATGGCTCAAATTCTTGATCCTCTCCCCCCCGATAGCACGAATCCAGTAGTTTGCTGCTATGTCAACGCGACCAGTAAGATCCAGGTTGCTCGAATTACGAACATTCCGAACTGGTATTTTGAGCGGGTTGTCTTTCCGGGACAACGGCTTATTTTTGAAGCCTTACCCACTGCTTTACTAGAGATTCATACGGGTATGATGGCCAGTGCGATTCTATCGGATACGATTGCCTGTAGTAGTTTAGCCATCCAGGATGAGGCGGAAGCGGAAGTGGATGCTGACATCGCCGCCAGCCGCGATCGGGACAGTCAAGAATTAGTGGCCGAATTAACGACCGTGATGAAACAGTCTGAGCAACTGAGCCTTGCCTGTTGA
- a CDS encoding DUF3143 domain-containing protein, whose protein sequence is MSLPPPNTPLYNHPLPEIERWLIAQGCEQDPQEPHCWEIKGRDWAATLWLDIEQITVRYHGAGEDQQDIQRSFKYSLSRQDIEAAIFSGP, encoded by the coding sequence ATGTCCCTTCCCCCCCCCAATACCCCCCTCTATAATCATCCCCTTCCAGAAATTGAACGCTGGCTAATCGCCCAGGGGTGTGAACAAGATCCCCAGGAACCTCACTGTTGGGAAATTAAAGGTCGTGATTGGGCCGCTACCCTCTGGCTCGACATCGAACAAATTACGGTGCGCTACCACGGAGCCGGGGAAGATCAGCAGGACATTCAACGCTCCTTTAAATATTCCCTCAGCCGTCAAGATATTGAGGCAGCGATTTTTTCCGGGCCTTAA